One genomic window of Solanum dulcamara chromosome 10, daSolDulc1.2, whole genome shotgun sequence includes the following:
- the LOC129871268 gene encoding proline-rich receptor-like protein kinase PERK9 yields MDSSPPHKESAPPTEVSPPTFSPPPTPSSPPDSSPPPPSSSPPPSSPPPSPSSPPPSSSPPASSSPPPSSPPPQSSSPPPASPPPVPTPPSPVSSPPPTSSPPLALSPPPPIQNPEPPPAPQSPGNSSPPQSPDPQKGSSPSPPSSNSPGDGGGYGVSPPSPTSKPSENSAPSLASGPPKDSPPSPAALSRSNSPSSDSPSNSSTPTSVTQWSPPPPSSNGAQPSLTPPSSPVPNADASKHSSRNHSAESPKPAGGNGNGTAGMVSIGIVIVLLLVGIIGVAGWCIRKRKKKNSIHCSGHVNPISSCSSPKSESALLKVGESIPERNGTSSNFLSSPADPGRFNSAKTWFTYQELVEATNDFSAKNELGKGGFGSVYKGYLADGRYVAVKQLNIGGNQGEREFRAEVEIISRIHHRHLVSLVGYCISENKRLLVYDYVSNNTLYFHLHAQGRPVMNWATRVKIAVGTARGIAYLHEDCYPRIIHRDIKSSNILLDDNFEAHVSDFGLAKLAQDAESHITTRVVGTFGYMAPEYASTGKLTEKSDVYSFGVVLLELITGRKPVDTSQPSGQENLVEWAQPLLGRALQKEEFDQLADPLLEQNYVGNEMFRMIEAAASCVRHSSAKRPAMGQIMRAFDGMAIHDLSNGMKVGESAIHSAALQSAEISWFRKMAFGKQDFSSEFFSQSKQNSIESNEHP; encoded by the exons ATGGATTCTTCACCACCTCATAAAGAATCTGCTCCTCCAACTGAGGTCTCGCCTCCAACATTTAGTCCTCCACCTACACCTTCTAGTCCACCTGATAGCTCACCACCACCTCCATCTTCTAGTCCACCTCCTAGTTCACCGCCACCTTCACCTTCTAGTCCACCTCCTAGTTCATCCCCACCTGCATCTTCTAGTCCACCACCTAGTTCACCACCACCTCAATCTTCTAGTCCGCCACCGGCCTCACCTCCACCTGTACCAACTCCTCCTTCTCCTGTCAGTTCACCTCCACCAACATCATCACCTCCCCTTGCATTGTCACCTCCGCCACCCATACAGAATCCAGAACCTCCTCCAGCACCACAATCACCTGGAAATTCATCTCCACCGCAATCTCCTGATCCTCAAAAAGGTTCTTCACCTTCACCACCTTCATCCAACTCACCTGGGGATGGAGGTGGATATGGAGTTTCACCACCATCCCCAACATCTAAGCCATCAGAAAATTCGGCTCCTTCCCTAGCCTCAGGCCCTCCTAAAGATTCACCACCTTCACCAGCTGCATTATCTCGCAGTAACTCACCATCTTCTGATTCCCCTTCAAACTCATCAACACCAACATCTGTAACACAATGGTCACCACCACCTCCATCCTCTAATGGTGCACAACCTTCTCTTACTCCTCCTTCATCACCAGTTCCTAATGCTGATGCTAGTAAACATAGTTCCAGAAACCATTCAGCAGAAAGTCCAAAGCCTGCTGGTGGAAACGGCAATGGTACTGCAGGGATGGTTTCTATTGGCATTGTAATTGTTCTTTTATTGGTTGGTATCATCGGAGTAGCTGGATGGTGCATACGGAAGCGAAAGAAGAAGAATTCTATCCATTGTAGTGGTCATGTCAACCCGATCTCCTCGTGTTCCTCTCCAAAATCAG AGTCTGCTTTATTGAAGGTTGGGGAATCAATACCTGAGAGAAACGGAACTAGCTCCAATTTCCTCAGTTCTCCAGCGGACCCTGGCAGATTCAACAGTGCAAAGACATGGTTTACTTATCAAGAATTAGTTGAGGCCACTAATGATTTTTCAGCAAAAAATGAATTAGGGAAGGGTGGATTTGGTTCTGTATACAAAGGCTATCTAGCAGATGGAAGATATGTTGCGGTAAAGCAGCTAAATATTGGTGGAAACCAGGGCGAACGGGAATTCAGAGCTGAAGTTGAAATCATTAGCCGTATACACCATCGTCATTTGGTTTCACTTGTAGGTTATTGCATTTCAGAGAACAAAAGGCTCCTCGTTTATGACTATGTCTCCAATAATACCCTTTACTTCCATCTTCATG CACAAGGGAGGCCTGTCATGAATTGGGCAACACGTGTTAAAATTGCTGTTGGCACAGCTCGTGGAATAGCTTATCTGCATGAAGATT GCTATCCTCGTATTATTCACAGGGACATTAAGTCATCAAACATTCTTTTGGATGATAACTTTGAGGCCCAT gtttctgattttgGACTAGCTAAATTAGCTCAGGATGCAGAAAGTCACATCACAACACGTGTCGTGGGAACATTTGG ATACATGGCTCCTGAATATGCATCAACTGGCAAGCTGACTGAAAAATCTGATGTATATTCCTTTGGCGTGGTCCTTCTGGAACTAATTACTGGAAGGAAGCCAGTGGATACATCTCAGCCTTCAGGGCAAGAGAATCTAGTTGAGTGG GCCCAACCTTTGCTTGGTCGAGCACTTCAAAAGGAGGAATTTGATCAGTTGGCAGATCCTCTCCTTGAGCAGAACTACGTTGGTAATGAGATGTTCCGAATGATTGAGGCTGCTGCATCTTGTGTGCGCCACTCATCTGCAAAGAGACCAGCAATGGGACAG ATCATGAGAGCTTTCGATGGTATGGCTATACATGATCTGTCAAACGGGATGAAAGTTGGTGAAAGTGCAATACATAGCGCTGCACTACAATCTGCGGAAATAAGTTGGTTTAGGAAAATGGCATTCGGTAAGCAAGATTTTAGTTCGGAGTTTTTCAGTCAAAGTAAGCAGAATAGTATAGAGTCGAATGAACATCCTTAA